A part of Aspergillus flavus chromosome 5, complete sequence genomic DNA contains:
- a CDS encoding acyl-protein thioesterase 1 (phospholipase, putative), which produces MATRAPFVVPALKKHTATVIMAHGLGDSGAGWMGLAQNWRRRGLFEEVTFIFPNAPMIPITVNFGMSMPGWYDLSKLGRDLDFEEAIRSQDEPGILRSREYFNTLIKEQIDQGINPSRIVLGGFSQGGAMSVFTGVTNKEKLGGVFGLSCYLLLSDRIKNQIPEDWPNKKTPFFLAHGTDDDVVKYEFGKTSSKLLQDLGLENVQFNSYSDLGHSADPQEIEDLEKFLQQVIPAEGEVSAGL; this is translated from the exons ATGGCGACCCGGGCTCCTTTTGTCGTTCCTGCACTCAAGAAACACACCGCAACCGTGATCATGGCTCATGGTCTGGGCGACAG TGGTGCTGGATG GATGGGCCTTGCTCAGAACTGGCGCCGTAGAGGCTTGTTCGAAGAAGtaacttttatttttcccaATGCGCCCATGATTCCTATCACGGTG AATTTTGGTATGTCAATGCCTGGATGGTACGACCTTTCCAAGCTCGGCCGTGAT CTGGATTTTGAAGAAGCTATCCGCAGCCAGGATGAACCGGGCATCCTCCGTTCCCGCGAATACTTCAACACCCTGATCAAGGAACAAATTGACCAGGGCATCAATCCTTCGCGCATAGTTCTAGGGGGATTTTCCCAGGGAGGCGCGATGTCTGTGTTCACAGGTGTTACCAACAAGGAAAAGCTGGGAGGAGTATTTGGACTTTCATGCTATCTGCTTCTGAGCGATCGCATCAAGAACCAGATCCCTGAGGACTGGCCCAACAAGAAGACACCGTTCTTCCTTGCTCATGGAACCGATGATGACGTTGTGAAGTATGAGTTTGGAAAGACCTCGTCGAAGTTGCTTCAAGACCTCGGACTGGAGAACGTTCAGTTCAACTCTTACTC TGATCTTGGCCATTCTGCCGATCCccaggaaattgaagatctggagAAATTCCTTCAGCAGGTCATCCCTGCTGAAGGTGAGGTTTCCGCCGGGCTATGA
- a CDS encoding alcohol acetyltransferase, with protein sequence MDQFPKLRPVGRIELCSTARHHLRFYYNVAVAATYSLPGTFTLPIKDYVYKACEILIAQHPILSAVPIGEETKDPYFARLPSIDLSQSVFFQKREHGFPDAEDRDEDLDTLLSTQHNTPFELPLPFWRIFVLTDDADDTERRFTVVFVFHHAISDGTSGKVFHRSFLQALQSLSSLAVDDVKEVIPSPDSSLLPPGEAVHPKPVSYTYLAVQLFKAKIYDPRDPGLWTGSEVKLPLETKLKHIVFPKHLSSTFRDRCRENKTTITAALQTIIARSLFTHLPESSTKVRCSGAMSNRHWLPGPITEDSMGVFVQEYTEDYSRKDLSETSFPWSVTVRSRATIERELSKEGRDTSANLLRYVNDYHNELYLSKVGRPRSSTYEVSNVGAFTSTTPAEGMPRVGRVVFSQSASVTGNAFEVSVASGGDGCLVLMFTWQKGVVEDLFILNVIESVRKEVYDLCV encoded by the exons ATGGACCAATTCCCAAAGCTTCGACCG GTCGGTCGCATAGAGCTATGCTCCACCGCACGCCATCACCTaagattctattataatGTAGCCGTAGCAGCAACTTACTCACTTCCGGGAACATTTACCCTCCCAATCAAAGACTATGTCTACAAAGCATGTGAAATACTCATTGCGCAGCACCCAATCCTCTCAGCCGTTCCAATCGGCGAGGAGACAAAGGATCCTTACTTCGCGCGTCTCCCGAGCATCGATCTCAGCCAATCGGTCTTTTTCCAGAAGCGTGAACACGGTTTCCCCGATGCAGAAGACCGGGACGAAGATCTGGATACGTTGCTGAGCACCCAGCATAATACCCCCTTCGAGCTCCCGTTGCCATTCTGGAGAATATTCGTGTTAActgatgatgccgatgatACCGAAAGACGGTTTACCGTCGTCTTTGTCTTCCATCATGCTATTTCTGACGGCACTTCGGGAAAGGTCTTCCACAGATCCTTCCTGCAGGCATTACAGTCCTTGTCATCGTTGGCTGTAGACGACGTCAAGGAGGTTATTCCATCGCCTGATTCATCGCTTCTGCCGCCTGGGGAGGCCGTCCACCCTAAGCCAGTGTCGTACACTTACCTGGCTGTTCAGCTCTTTAAAGCTAAGATCTACGATCCCCGAGACCCGGGCTTATGGACAGGCTCGGAGGTCAAGCTCCCACTGGAGACGAAGCTAAAACACATCGTGTTCCCAAAGCACTTATCATCCACATTCAGAGACCGCTGTCGCGAAAATAAGACAACCATAACAGCCGCTCTTCAAACAATCATCGCTCGCTCCCTTTTCACCCATCTCCCTGAATCCTCCACGAAGGTCAGATGCTCCGGCGCGATGTCCAACCGCCACTGGCTTCCCGGCCCCATCACAGAAGATTCAATGGGTGTCTTTGTCCAAGAATACACGGAAGACTACTCTCGGAAAGACCTCAGTGAGACCTCGTTCCCCTGGTCCGTGACCGTGCGGTCTCGCGCGACAATCGAAAGAGAACTCAGTAAAGAGGGCAGGGACACTTCTGCAAATCTGCTTAGGTACGTAAACGATTACCATAATGAGCTCTATTTGTCAAAGGTCGGGCGGCCGAGGTCGTCCACCTATGAGGTGTCAAATGTTGGGGCTTTTACTTCTACTACACCGGCAGAAGGGATGCCGCGGGTTGGACGCGTCGTTTTCTCGCAAAGTGCGTCTGTCACGGGAAATGCCTTTGAAGTCTCGGTTGCTTCGGGTGGCGATGGTTGTTTGGTGTTGATGTTTACGTGGCAGAAGGGTGTTGTGGAGGATTTGTTTATCCTAAACGTTATTGAGTCGGTGAGGAAGGAAGTTTACGATCTTTGTGTGTGA
- a CDS encoding putative GPI anchored protein, translated as MKLSILSLASLAPLVSAHFKLNYPTSRGFDEDKMSQFPCSGLSQSSERTKVSLSAGDFPVALTMGHSQTAVEVLLALGNDPGTNFNITLHPTFRVEGLGAFCLPNVTFDESIVGVKLTDGMNATLQVQSNGDPSGGLYACADIQFTDVDYSAPSSCSNNTGVKATSFTGDAAKRNANESTADGEAQSGSSSSSTSSSSTGSATSTAGAVALETAAWGMLGAAVVGGMAIL; from the exons ATGAAACTCTCAATTCTGTCCCTGGCGTCTCTTGCGCCCCTGGTTTCCGCTCATTTCAAGCTGAACTACCCGACTAGCCGTGGATTCGATGAGGACAAAATGAGTCAGTTCCCCTGCAGTGGCCTGTCTCAATCCTCGGAACGGACGAAGGTCTCTCTTTCCGCTGGTGACTTCCCTGTTGCCTTGACAATGGGCCATTCCCAGACAGCTGTGGAAGTGCTTCTCGCTCTCGGAAACGACCCTGGCACCAATTTCAACATTACTCTCCACCCGACCTTCCGAGTGGAGGGTTTGGGCGCCTTTTGCCTTCCCAATGTCACTTTTGATGAGTCCATCGTCGGCGTCAAGTTGACAGATGGAATGAACGCAACCCTGCAGGTACAGAGCAATGGTGACCCGAGCGGTGGTCTTTACGCG TGTGCTGATATCCAATTCACGGATGTGGACTATTCCGCACCCTCCTCTTGCTCGAACAACACTGGTGTCAAGGCGACTTCATTCACCGGAGACGCCGCAAAGCGCAATGCGAACGAGTCCACTGCTGACGGAGAGGCACAGAGTGGCTCCTCGTCGTCCTCTACTTCCAGTTCCTCTACCGGTAGCGCTACATCCACTGCTGGCGCGGTCGCTCTGGAGACGGCCGCTTGGGGAATGTTGGGTGCTGCAGTTGTTGGTGGGATGGCAATTCTGTGA
- a CDS encoding ferric reductase (unnamed protein product), whose protein sequence is MSMGGMDMGPMGHMSMGDGVPGLFYLQKMYWAVVGSAIAAGTVVNAFNNFLAFQRLRDSTLTPSKPKSLFFITCATLTAIVREASYATLPPWSLGGRIIHFAPLGPLAIILANLVVVLVFCFYKLDTTDQWKWEDVGYRTGFVAIAQLPLIFLLAGRQNIIGLLVGMSYERLNWFHRWISRTLWLTVTIHMGFWFRSWGRYDYITYQLKNDPLSKRGFAAWCILTFIVLSSMAPIRRLSYEFFVLQHLVTFVGFIVAVWLHAAEEVKVWVWISIGLLVFDRVARYAWATYANLSIFHRSTSNTKHALWANRASFTPLPGNVTRITIDNPGIRWEPGQHVFLTCHSIVPLQSHPFTIASISADNKMEFFVRSEKGGTRRFFRYASKHHHVLGSRDTSPVKPARAVFIDGPYGKMRPLRQFDSVILLAGGMGVTFVIPCLRDIVSRWKMECLGDNEQSKKSPRLTPTKRIRFVWVIKSRAQLSWFETQLQSVLSDVEECRRAQPDINREIELSIYVTCDEKLEPQPQPAQPLCSQAQPESTIVGTRQDANSIEPAAVTDEKRSKKDDVSIHSISNVSSGDSTPQSGCLPNGGCCCTTAIEDEDNNSITVHNCSCSGHAAASQAPGPEPEKLDVKAAPIKVPELPMFSGRPQPRTIIRKVLEKAEGESAVVVCGPQGLSDDVRRSVVYLSDERAVHKGTGAQGIYLHAEKFGW, encoded by the exons ATGTCAATGGGTGGAATGGACATGGGCCCAATGGGCCATATGTCCATGGGCGATGGCGTGCCAGGCCTCTTCTATCTCCAGAAGATGTACTGGGCAGTAGTAGGAAGCGCCATAGCTGCTGGGACAGTAGTCAATGCCTTCAATAATTTTCTCGCATTCCAAAG ACTACGGGACTCCACTCTCACCCCGTCAAAACCAAAGTCACTATTCTTCATTACTTGCGCCACTCTGACGGCAATCGTTCGAGAAGCAAGCTACGCAACATTACCCCCATGGTCGCTAGGTGGCCGCATCATTCACTTTGCTCCGCTAGGCCCACTAGCCATCATCTTAGCCAATCTAGTCGTGGTCCTTGTCTTCTGCTTTTACAAGTTAGACACAACGGATCAATGGAAATGGGAAGATGTTGGCTATCGCACCGGATTCGTAGCTATTGCCCAGCTGCCTTTGATCTTCCTGCTGGCAGGAAGACAGAATATCATTGGCCTTCTAGTCGGCATGAGTTATGAGAGATTAAATTGGTTCCACCGCTGGATTTCTCGGACTCTCTGGCTAACGGTTACGATCCATATGGGATTCTGGTTCCGGAGTTGGGGACGCTATGACTACATCACGTACCAACTGAAAAACGATCCGTTGTCGAAACGGGGCTTTGCGGCATGGTGTATTTTGACTTTTATCGTCTTATCATCCATGGCACCCATACGACGACTAAGTTATGAATTCTTCGTTTTACAACATCTCGTGACATTCGTTGGATTTATTGTTGCAGTTTGGCTACACGCGGCGGAAGAAGTCAAAGTATGGGTGTGGATTTCTATCGGCTTGCTCGTTTTTGACCGGGTTGCGCGATACGCATGGGCCACATATGCCAATTTATCCATCTTCCACCGCTCCACCTCAAACACGAAGCATGCCCTCTGGGCTAACCGGGCTTCTTTTACTCCTTTACCAGGGAATGTCACTCGCATTACAATCGACAATCCAGGCATCCGATGGGAACCCGGGCAGCATGTGTTCCTGACATGTCATTCGATAGTACCCCTGCAAAGCCACCCATTCACCATCGCCTCTATCTCTGCGGACAACAAGATGGAGTTTTTCGTACGCTCTGAGAAAGGAGGCACTAGGCGTTTCTTCCGTTATGCATCTAAGCACCACCACGTTTTAGGCTCCCGGGATACGTCCCCCGTGAAACCGGCCCGTGCCGTGTTCATTGACGGTCCATACGGAAAAATGAGACCTCTCCGTCAGTTCGACAGTGTAATACTACTTGCGGGAGGAATGGGTGTGACTTTCGTCATTCCCTGTCTGCGAGATATTGTGTCCCGATGGAAAATGGAATGTCTCGGGGACAACGAGCAGTCCAAGAAATCCCCACGCCTCACGCCGACGAAACGTATCCGATTTGTATGGGTGATTAAGTCGCGGGCTCAACTTAGCTGGTTTGAGACGCAGTTGCAGTCCGTGTTGTCTGATGTAGAAGAATGTCGTCGTGCTCAGCCTGATATAAACCGAGAGATCGAATTGAGCATATATGTGACCTGTGACGAAAAGCTGGAGCCACAGCCACAACCAGCGCAGCCTCTCTGCTCGCAGGCCCAGCCTGAATCAACAATTGTCGGTACTCGCCAAGACGCCAACAGTATTGAACCAGCTGCTGTCACAGACGAGAAACGCAGTAAAAAAGACGATGTTTCGATCCATTCCATCTCCAACGTTTCTTCCGGAGACTCTACACCACAGAGTGGATGCCTCCCTAATGGCGGATGCTGCTGCACAACAGCcattgaagatgaggacaacaacagcatcacAGTACATAATTGTTCATGCTCCGGCCATGCCGCTGCCTCTCAAGCTCCGGGGCCAGAGCCAGAGAAGCTGGATGTTAAAGCAGCGCCAATTAAAGTGCCCGAGCTCCCCATGTTCTCCGGTCGACCGCAACCACGAACAATCATCCGCAAAGTGTTGGAGAAAGCCGAAGGCGAAAGTGCCGTGGTGGTCTGTGGACCGCAAGGTCTATCAGATGATGTGCGCCGGAGTGTGGTGTACTTGAGCGACGAACGGGCTGTGCATAAGGGAACAGGGGCGCAAGGCATATATCTACATGCGGAGAAGTTTGGGTGGTAG
- a CDS encoding Ctr copper transporter, whose product MDMSSMDHSSSSSSSSSSSMTMSMAMVFVNAQDTPLFSNQWTPSSSGAYAGTCIFLIILSIIGRLLVAFKGVMEQHWLNAHLNRRYVAVAGKSTEAGRIDADPDAKVASLVSAQGVEESVKVVRRATHEPLPFRFSVDLPRAFLFLLITGVSYLLMLAVMTMNIGYFCSVLGGAFLGELAVGRYIQWNEHSH is encoded by the exons ATGGATATGAGCAGCATGGATCattcgtcctcttcctcatcatcatcctcatcatccatgACCATGTCGATGGCAATGGTCTTCGTTAATGCCCAAGATACACCCCTGTTCTCAAATCAGTGGACACCGTCATCCAGTGGCGCGTACGCTGGCACGTGCATCTTCCTTATCATTCTATCGATTATTGGCCGACTCCTGGTTGCGTTCAAGGGCGTCATGGAGCAGCACTGGTTGAATGCTCATCTGAATCGTCGCTACGTGGCCGTCGCGGGCAAGTCAACGGAAGCTGGTCGTATCGACGCCGATCCCGATGCCAAAGTAGCTTCACTTGTATCAGCGCAAGGGGTGGAAGAGTCCGTTAAAGTCGTGCGCCGGGCTACACACGAGCCCCTTCCGTTCAGATTTAGCGTCGATTTGCCGCGAGcattccttttcctcttAATTACAGGAGTATCATATCTACT CATGTTGGCTGTCATGACAATGAATATTGGCTACTTCTGCTCTGTGCTGGGTGGTGCTTTTCTAGGCGAACTGGCCGTAGGGCGGTATATTCAATGGAATGAGCATAGCCATTGA